The proteins below come from a single Solea solea chromosome 6, fSolSol10.1, whole genome shotgun sequence genomic window:
- the zgc:152986 gene encoding dnaJ homolog subfamily B member 9, with protein MEDCVVLLLCFAAVSLLAAAATETSSTYYDTLNVEPTATDVQIKKAFRELAVKYHPDKSKRADAEKTFREITEAYKVLSNKEKRRFYDIVGHESFLHSQGSVDAEHETHAHFTFSNFVYDFGENLFEKSQFHWNFAQDWEEEEEEEDDDDPYEHYTSEAPSFSLFYGDGDEFEDEYTF; from the exons ATGGAAGACTGCGTGGTGCTGTTGCTCTGCTTTGCTGCAGTGTCATTACTGGCCGCTGCTGCCACAGAAACCAGCAGCACTTACTATGACACTCTCAATGTTGAGCCAACAGCCACCGACGTCCAGATTAAAAAGGCTTTCCGCGAACTGGCAGTGAAGTATCACCCTGACAAGAGCAAGAGAGCCGACGCTGAGAAGACTTTCAGAGAGATTACAGAAG cCTACAAAGTTCTCTCCAacaaggagaagaggagatTCTACGACATAGTGGGCCACGAGTCTTTTCTACACAGTCAGGGTTCTGTTGATGCCGAGCAcgagacacacgcacacttcaCTTTCTCCAACTTCGTCTATGACTTTGGGGAAAATCTCTTTGAGAAATCTCAATTCCACTGGAACTTTGCTCAggactgggaggaggaggaggaggaggaggatgatgatgatccaTATGAACATTACACGTCTGAGGCTCCCAGCTTCAGCTTGTTTTACGGGGATGGGGATGAATTTGAGGACGAGTACACCTTCTAG
- the zc3h10 gene encoding zinc finger CCCH domain-containing protein 10 codes for MPDRDSSYLSGGGGSLGEEGGPGSGLAGGSVEGRGGSGGSIGGNTSGSGNMGGGGALGNGNSCGSGGGQGAGPALDGVCRDFIRNVCKRGKRCRFRHPDFNEVPNLGVQKNEFIFCHDHQNKECTRTNCRFVHGSKEDEDYYKKSGELPLRLRGKVAARLGLSPMDLPHSRGEVPICRDYLTGECQRGNKCKFRHVKKDFEYEPSRVGVGGVMGPGASGMVNAGVGIGGGGVVGGVCGGMQGLVGVGGGSNIMGMGCPSLGGCRDPGISGVGGVGVGGMSGCLSISSSAQRRYDRSSVYDPLLENGLFDASSLEASIDHTALQLKRRRLEGFRLADGNVGGHYELGLQATLQPRPFEYRILEEENALLRKRVEELKKQVSNLIATNEVLLEQNAQFRNQAKVMTLSSTPAPSEQTLVPPVGAVSSYNHSIAQTHTTLSSAGLQPRPVTQQDLVASTGAPTAPPSNAAPPTAPPPHLNPEITPLSAALAQTIAQGMAPPVSMAPVAVSVAPVAVSMTQPMPGITMSHATTPMVSYPIASQSMRITTLPH; via the exons ATGCCTGACCGGGATAGTTCCTATCTGtcaggtggtggtggtagtcTGGGTGAGGAAGGAGGGCCTGGGTCAGGTCTGGCAGGCGGCTCAGTAGAGGGTAGAGGGGGCTCAGGAGGAAGTATTGGAGGCAACACCTCTGGTTCTGGGAacatgggaggaggaggagcacttGGAAATGGCAACAGTTGTGGGAGTGGTGGAGGGCAAGGCGCGGGACCGGCTTTAGACGGTGTCTGCAGGGACTTCATACGCAATGTCTGCAAGAGAGGGAAACGCTGCCGCTTCAGACATCCCGACTTTAATGAGGTACCAAACTTAGGAGTACAAAAGAATGAGTTCATCTTTTGTCATGACCATCAGAATAAGGAGTGTACACGTACCAACTGTCGCTTTGTCCATGGATCTAAAGAAGACGAGGACTACTACAAGAAATCAGGAGAGCTGCCTCTCAGGCTGCGAGGGAAAGTTGCAGCAAGATTGGGTCTCTCCCCCATGGATCTTCCCCATAGCCGTGGGGAGGTCCCTATCTGCAGAGACTACCTGACTGGAGAGTGTCAGAGGGGCAACAAATGCAAATTTCGCCATGTCAAAAAAGACTTTGAATATGAGCCTTCCAGGGTTGGAGTGGGTGGTGTGATGGGACCAGGTGCCAGTGGAATGGTGAATGCTGGGGTCGGGATAGGTGGTGGAGGAGTAGTAGGAGGTGTCTGTGGAGGCATGCAGGGACTTGTAGGAGTTGGAGGTGGGAGTAATATAATGGGTATGGGATGTCCCAGCTTGGGTGGTTGCCGAGATCCAGGTATCTCTGGAGTTGGGGGAGTAGGAGTTGGTGGGATGAGTGGTTGTCTGTCCATAAGTTCTTCAGCACAGCGACGTTATGACAGGAGCTCAGTGTACGATCCTCTGCTGGAGAACGGGTTGTTTGATGCCAGTTCCTTAGAAGCCTCAATCGACCACACTGCTCTGCAGTTGAAGAGGCGTCGGTTGGAGGGGTTCCGCCTGGCAGATGGTAATGTCGGTGGACACTATGAACTGGGACTTCAGGCCACCTTGCAACCACGCCCATTTGAATACAGgatcctggaggaagaaaatgCCCTGCTGAGGAAGAGAGTGGAAGAGTTAAAGAAACAG gtttcaAATCTCATTGCCACAAACGAGGTTCTCCTGGAGCAGAATGCCCAGTTCAGAAACCAGGCCAAGGTGATGACCCTCTCTTCCACTCCTGCACCCAGTGAGCAGACTCTGGTTCCCCCTGTGGGTGCAGTAAGTTCCTACAATCACAGCATCGCCCAGacccacaccaccctgagcagcGCCGGACTGCAGCCTCGGCCTGTCACACAGCAAGACCTGGTAGCTTCCACGGGTGCCCCTACTGCGCCCCCTAGCAATGCAGCCCCACCGACGGCCCCTCCGCCCCACCTCAACCCTGAGATCACTCCCCTCTCTGCTGCCCTCGCACAGACCATTGCACAAGGAATGGCACCTCCCGTCTCCATGGCACCGGTGGCAGTTTCTGTGGCACCAGTTGCAGTGTCTATGACGCAGCCTATGCCCGGCATCACCATGAGTCATGCCACTACCCCGATGGTGTCGTACCCCATTGCCAGTCAAAGCATGAGGATCACCACTCTGCCTCACTAA